Proteins found in one Anopheles aquasalis chromosome 3, idAnoAquaMG_Q_19, whole genome shotgun sequence genomic segment:
- the LOC126575405 gene encoding NAD kinase 2, mitochondrial gives MFHLKLLFRNATGFKHVPLLAVRQFGSHSKEKLQRVLIVSKLTRLEFEKIREQQLSDECLEQKIRDRGTDYDALMYYHHLHKDVEEKVVRSFQEQGIEVQVVNRITIGKDALQWADLIVPIGGDGTFLLAAGRASPFFLANGKRTPVVGFNSDPRRSEGRLMLPKQYSSQVDEAVRRIITNEFRWMHRSRIRTTLIGAAATARPSPMDLHEYHSQPIEHKEVMSPAKNGQSRILPYLALNEVFIGEMLSARVSHLHLRIDNSETVTKTKSSGLCVSTGTGSTSWLTSMNRLSTNNVQDLLDIVRKRTGAGVLDTIDASSVSDEYNDNLVFPPHDPRLCYSIREQICVGVWPNPKGLESRGFAKQIYVKSRCIDASLVIDGSIAYNFNDGARALLEVYPEDSLLTIDMDD, from the exons atgtttcatttaaaGCTCCTTTTCCGGAACGCTACAG GATTCAAGCATGTTCCTCTGTTGGCCGTGCGGCAGTTTGGGAGTCATTCCAAGGAGAAACTACAACGCGTGTTGATCGTGTCGAAGCTCACGAGGCTAGAGTTTGAGAAGATCCGCGAACAGCAGCTGAGCGATGAGTGTTTGGAGCAAAAAATTCGTGATCGAGGCACGGACTATGATGCGCTCATGTACTACCATCACCTGCATAAGGACGTCGAGGAGAAGGTGGTACGTTCGTTCCAGGAGCAAGGAATCGAAGTGCAAGTCGTGAACAGGATTACGATCGGCAAGGATGCGCTCCAGTGGGCCGATCTGATTGtcccgatcggtggtgatggaacgTTCCTACTTGCCGCCGGCCGGGCTAGTCCATTCTTTCTCGCCAACGGTAAACGGACACCCGTGGTAGGCTTCAATTCGGATCCACGAAGATCCGAGGGACGCCTTATGCTACCGAAGCAGTACTCGAGTCAGGTCGATGAAGCCGTACGAAGGATAATCACGAACGAGTTCCGTTGGATGCACAGATCGAGGATTCGTACCACGCTCATTGGGGCAGCTGCAACGGCGCGCCCTTCACCGATGGATCTGCACGAGTATCACTCACAACCCATCGAACACAAGGAAGTGATGTCTCCCGCAAAGAATGGCCAGAGTCGGATTTTGCCATACCTTGCTCTAAATGAG GTATTCATCGGTGAGATGTTGTCTGCACGGGTTTCGCATTTACATCTACGCATAGACAACTCAGAAACGGTGACAAAAACGAAAAGTTCAGGCTTATGTGtgagcaccggcaccggttcgaCGTCGTGGCTGACGAGCATGAATCGATTGTCCACGAATAATGTGCAGGATTTGCTGGATATCGTACGAAAGCGCACTGGAGCCGGTGTGCTGGATACGATCGATGCCAGTTCCGTGTCCGATGAGTACAACGATAATCTGGTTTTTCCACCGCACGATCCGCGGCTTTGTTATTCGATCCGCGAGCAGATCTGTGTCGGCGTGTGGCCCAACCCTAAGGGCCTGGAATCGAGAGGGTTTGCTAAGCAGATCTACGTCAAATCACGGTGCATTGATGCAA GTTTGGTGATAGATGGCAGTATTGCGTATAATTTCAATGATGGTGCCCGTGCCTTGCTGGAAGTATATCCAGAAGATTCTCTGCTGACCATCGATATGGATGACTGA
- the LOC126575407 gene encoding nascent polypeptide-associated complex subunit alpha has protein sequence MPELTEITESAAAAATASGSTEAKLEDALSDTETEDSIPELEDAGAATAQLAAGGIPDLVSKAKQSRGEKKARKIMSKLGLKPVQGVNRVTIRKSKNILFVINNPDVYKNPHSDTYIIFGEAKIEDLSQQAQVAAAEKFKAPEATPAAGEASGSTNVVTPIAEEDEEEVDESGIDDKDIELVMSQANVKRAKAIRALKNNQNDIVNAIMELTM, from the exons ATGCCGGAGTTGACTGAAATCACGGAAAGCGCAGCTGCCGCCGCGACCGCTTCCGGAAGCACAGAAGCAAAGCTGGAGGATGCGCTCAGCGACACAGAGACCGAGGACTCGATTCCCGAGCTGGAGGATGCTG GTGCAGCCACAGCCCAGCTTGCCGCCGGTGGCATCCCGGACTTGGTTTCGAAGGCAAAGCAGTCACGCGGTGAGAAGAAGGCACGAAAGATCATGTCCAAGCTGGGCCTGAAGCCGGTGCAGGGCGTGAACCGAGTAACGATCCGGAAGTCAAAGAACATTCTGTTCGTGATAAACAACCCGGACGTGTACAAGAACCCGCACAGCGACACCTACATCATCTTCGGCGAGGCCAAGATCGAGGATCTGTCGCAACAGGCGCAGGTGGCCGCGGCCGAGAAGTTCAAGGCTCCGGAAGCCACCCCGGCCGCCGGTGAGGCGTCGGGCTCGACGAACGTCGTCACACCGATCGccgaagaggacgaagaggaggtGGACGAGAGCGGAATTGACGATAAGGACATCGAGCTGGTGATGTCGCAGGCCAACGTCAAACGAGCCAAGGCTATCCGGGCGCTGAAGAACAATCAAAACGACATCGTGAACGCGATCATGGAACTGACGATGTAA